One genomic window of Pieris rapae chromosome 15, ilPieRapa1.1, whole genome shotgun sequence includes the following:
- the LOC110997939 gene encoding F-box only protein 28 isoform X1 gives MDFLSLPVVVVEKILTYLSYDEVSKYRMVSKGFNDICMRMLNRGFLMIERRHALALKGVKAQLPRRESERRYHPLARHCDILTSIETRISMLNMTYSKFMDCGICCFIPGKVIDEIRRVLSLVETSKTPPRAHEVLQELRDISSMAIEHFDDKVSPDLRKKLHKAVPIPEPRPSQAALLPLALRQEMLDLRRRSVLSAKLSLNIAAQYKKFYKRIVEYKQIAWRQRKIIRDLKKRQRDQDACMADLKKRIEECDIKYSKLTHTDQNVGGTVIAGNRIFTSANDSSESVAPLRHFGSQIKLDLSVLPIGTNKRNSNKLLPNIKPRKPQIRLPSLSEDVEMESNPVPSTSNQTPRQKTQCTMAKIRGITNEIRQLSNLSKTIEGKLKRPRVSNSEDLENKKQKLQ, from the exons ATGGATTTTTTAAGTCTGCCTGTCGTTGtggtagaaaaaatattaacatatttatcgTACGATGAAGTTTCTAAGTACAGAATG GTGTCCAAAGGTTTCAATGACATATGCATGAGAATGTTAAATCGTGGATTCCTCATGATAGAGCGGCGACATGCGTTAGCCTTAAAAGGTGTAAAAGCACAACTACCTCGTAGAGAATCTGAGCGCAG ATATCATCCTTTGGCCAGGCACTGTGATATTTTGACATCAATTGAAACAAGAATATCTATGCTGAACATGacttattcaaaatttatggATTGTGGTATTTGCTGCTTTATACCAGGAAAG GTGATAGACGAAATTCGTCGTGTTCTCAGTTTAGTTGAGACATCGAAAACTCCACCTCGTGCGCATGAAGTGTTACAAGAGTTGCGAGATATTTCTAGTATGGCTATCGAGCATTTTGATGATAAAGTATCGCCTGACTTACGTAAAAAGCTACACAAGGCAGTCCCCATTCCAGAACCCAGGCCATCTCAGG CTGCCTTACTGCCATTAGCACTTCGCCAAGAGATGTTGGATTTGCGCCGTCGTTCTGTATTGAGCGCGAAACTCTCTTTAAATATAGCGGCGCAgtacaaaaagttttataaacgG ATCGTAGAATACAAGCAAATTGCCTGGAGGCAAAGGAAGATCATTCGGGATTTAAAGAAGCGGCAGAGAGATCAGGACGCTTGTATGG ctgACTTGAAAAAACGGATTGAAGAATGCGATATAAAGTACAGCAAGCTCACACACACTGACCAGAATGTCGGAGGGACTGTTATTGCTGGTAACAGAATATTTA CATCAGCGAATGACAGTTCAGAAAGTGTGGCTCCTCTACGTCATTTCGGTAGTCAGATTAAATTGGATCTGTCAGTTTTGCCGATTGGGACTAACAAACGAAACtctaataaat tgttgCCAAACATAAAGCCGCGAAAACCTCAAATAAGATTGCCAAGTTTATCTGAAGATGTTGAAATGGAGTCAAATCCAGTACCTTCAACGTCAAATCAGACTCCTCGCCAAAAAACCCAATGTACTATGGCCAAAATACGGGGAATCACCAATGAGATTCGACAATTGAGTAATCTGTCAAAAACTATAGAGGGAAAGCTAAAACGTCCGCGTGTATCAAATTCGGAAGacttggaaaataaaaaacaaaagttgcAATAG
- the LOC110997939 gene encoding F-box only protein 28 isoform X2 — protein MDFLSLPVVVVEKILTYLSYDEVSKYRMVSKGFNDICMRMLNRGFLMIERRHALALKGVKAQLPRRESERRYHPLARHCDILTSIETRISMLNMTYSKFMDCGICCFIPGKVIDEIRRVLSLVETSKTPPRAHEVLQELRDISSMAIEHFDDKVSPDLRKKLHKAVPIPEPRPSQAALLPLALRQEMLDLRRRSVLSAKLSLNIAAQYKKFYKRIVEYKQIAWRQRKIIRDLKKRQRDQDACMADLKKRIEECDIKYSKLTHTDQNVGGTVIAASANDSSESVAPLRHFGSQIKLDLSVLPIGTNKRNSNKLLPNIKPRKPQIRLPSLSEDVEMESNPVPSTSNQTPRQKTQCTMAKIRGITNEIRQLSNLSKTIEGKLKRPRVSNSEDLENKKQKLQ, from the exons ATGGATTTTTTAAGTCTGCCTGTCGTTGtggtagaaaaaatattaacatatttatcgTACGATGAAGTTTCTAAGTACAGAATG GTGTCCAAAGGTTTCAATGACATATGCATGAGAATGTTAAATCGTGGATTCCTCATGATAGAGCGGCGACATGCGTTAGCCTTAAAAGGTGTAAAAGCACAACTACCTCGTAGAGAATCTGAGCGCAG ATATCATCCTTTGGCCAGGCACTGTGATATTTTGACATCAATTGAAACAAGAATATCTATGCTGAACATGacttattcaaaatttatggATTGTGGTATTTGCTGCTTTATACCAGGAAAG GTGATAGACGAAATTCGTCGTGTTCTCAGTTTAGTTGAGACATCGAAAACTCCACCTCGTGCGCATGAAGTGTTACAAGAGTTGCGAGATATTTCTAGTATGGCTATCGAGCATTTTGATGATAAAGTATCGCCTGACTTACGTAAAAAGCTACACAAGGCAGTCCCCATTCCAGAACCCAGGCCATCTCAGG CTGCCTTACTGCCATTAGCACTTCGCCAAGAGATGTTGGATTTGCGCCGTCGTTCTGTATTGAGCGCGAAACTCTCTTTAAATATAGCGGCGCAgtacaaaaagttttataaacgG ATCGTAGAATACAAGCAAATTGCCTGGAGGCAAAGGAAGATCATTCGGGATTTAAAGAAGCGGCAGAGAGATCAGGACGCTTGTATGG ctgACTTGAAAAAACGGATTGAAGAATGCGATATAAAGTACAGCAAGCTCACACACACTGACCAGAATGTCGGAGGGACTGTTATTGCTG CATCAGCGAATGACAGTTCAGAAAGTGTGGCTCCTCTACGTCATTTCGGTAGTCAGATTAAATTGGATCTGTCAGTTTTGCCGATTGGGACTAACAAACGAAACtctaataaat tgttgCCAAACATAAAGCCGCGAAAACCTCAAATAAGATTGCCAAGTTTATCTGAAGATGTTGAAATGGAGTCAAATCCAGTACCTTCAACGTCAAATCAGACTCCTCGCCAAAAAACCCAATGTACTATGGCCAAAATACGGGGAATCACCAATGAGATTCGACAATTGAGTAATCTGTCAAAAACTATAGAGGGAAAGCTAAAACGTCCGCGTGTATCAAATTCGGAAGacttggaaaataaaaaacaaaagttgcAATAG
- the LOC110997941 gene encoding carcinine transporter, protein MESHENMDKTGGTRLDQLEMNPIGPKKQLKDLDDLFPYIGDFGWYQRLLFLLMIPYSFFFAFIYFSQIFMTVVPEQHWCQVPELANLTAELRRHLAIPQNDGQYEKCIVYDVDWNNVLTSGDLEPKATWPTKKCDGWEFNFTDAPYETIATQLGWVCERDNYPATAQSIFFCGAIFGGLIFGYIADKYGRVPAILGTNMTGFVAGVATAFTNSFWSFCLCRFLVGLAYDNCFMVMYIVVVEYVGPKWRTFVANMSIAVYFTLAACLLPWIALAAADWKIYTLITSIPLGLSILTPFIVPESARWLISQGRIDEALTIIQKCERINKKKIPDAIIKEFRDTAKEIAKAEEEFKNYSFLDLFKTPRLRRQTILLVVIWMSITMVFDGHVRNVGSLGLDMFLTFTIATATEFPADILLILTLDVVGRRWLAFGSMVLSGVFSFLATTVPFGIPSASLAIVGRFAVNISFNIGLQYAAELLPTVVRAQGLALIHITGYIANILVPYIVYLATIAIEIPLLILGTIGIFGGCLCLALPESMGKTMPQTIQDGEEYGKDQKFWDFPCFRRNVSDSTQSKI, encoded by the exons ATGGAATCACATGAGAACATGGACAAGACGGGTGGCACCCGGCTTGACCAATTGGAAATGAACCCTATAG GTCCTAAGAAGCAGTTAAAAGACTTGGACGACCTGTTCCCATACATCGGTGACTTTGGCTGGTACCAGCGATTGCTGTTCCTTCTGATGATACCTTACTCCTTCTTCTTcgcgtttatatatttttcgcaAATCTTCATGACAGTAGTGCCTGAACAGCATTGGTGTCAAGTGCCGGAGCTAGCTAATCTTACCGCAGAACTACG TCGCCATCTGGCAATACCTCAAAACGATGGACAGTATGAGAAGTGCATAGTTTATGACGTCGATTGGAACAATGTACTCACAAGTGGTGATTTGGAACCGAAGGCCACATGGCCAACTAAGAAGTGTGATGGCTGGGAGTTTAACTTCACAGATGCACCGTATGAGACCATAGCCACGCAG CTCGGCTGGGTTTGCGAACGAGATAACTACCCCGCAACAGCTCAATCGATCTTTTTCTGTGGAGCAATTTTTGGAGGTCTGATTTTCGGATATATAGCGGATAAATATGGCAGGGTGCCTGCTATTCTcg GCACCAACATGACTGGCTTCGTAGCTGGAGTAGCTACGGCGTTCACCAACAGCTTCTGGTCGTTTTGTTTGTGCCGATTTCTGGTTGGGCTCGCATACGACAATTGTTTCATGGTTATGTACATTGTTG TGGTAGAGTACGTAGGACCAAAATGGCGAACATTTGTTGCAAACATGTCCATAGCTGTATATTTTACACTTGCGGCTTGCCTCTTACCTTGGATCGCATTGGCAGCTGCTGACTGGAAAATTTACACCTTAATAACCAGTATACCACTGGGACTATCTATTTTGACGCCGTTTATTGTACCAGAGAGTGCaag atgGTTAATTTCACAAGGCCGTATAGATGAGGCGCTGACTATAATTCAGAAATGTGAGCGAATCAACAAGAAGAAAATACCAGATGCAATAATCAAAGAATTTagg GACACAGCAAAGGAAATAGCAAAGGCTGAAGAGGAATTCAAGAACTACTCCTTCCTGGATCTGTTTAAGACTCCACGTCTTCGAAGACAGACTATCCTTCTGGTCGTCATTTGGATGTCCATCACCATGGTGTTTGATGGTCACGTCAGGAATGTAGGCTCATTGGGCCTGGATATGTTTCTCACCTTCACCATTGCGACTGCTACCGAATTTCCTGCTGATATTCTGCTCATTTTAACTTTGGATGT TGTTGGTCGTCGTTGGCTGGCGTTCGGGTCCATGGTACTCAGTGGAGTTTTCAGTTTTCTTGCAACTACAGTTCCCTTTG gtaTACCTTCAGCATCATTAGCTATAGTGGGTCGTTTTGCAGTGAACATTTCCTTTAACATCGGCCTGCAATATGCCGCTGAGTTGTTGCCAACAGTAGTACGTGCGCAGGGACTGGcgttaatacatataactgGATATATCGCTAACATATTGGTGCCATACATCGTGTATTTG gCTACAATAGCAATAGAAATTCCTCTGCTGATTCTGGGAACAATCGGTATATTCGGCGGTTGTCTCTGCCTCGCTCTGCCCGAATCTATGGGTAAAACAATGCCTCAAACTATTCAAGATGGAGAAGAATATGGAAAAGATCAAAAGTTTTGGGACTTTCCCTGCTTCAGAAG AAACGTTAGCGATTCAACTCAATCGAagatttaa
- the LOC110997940 gene encoding uncharacterized protein LOC110997940, whose amino-acid sequence MFKISILINIIGVISGSYLEAESNYRKPKLERNNIVNKGLWVRNAEKRPTGGTFIFRANSLDADTLLQGNNDVFSENSPFISSYVERNKRSAYRKQSQPFRENMKKCSGETECTTDDVLIQSNLINKLKPDLFNYFPYEFAIVISDVPANSDVNNVSKRKTEEQAPVNNQSDTITVENKTINQKRSMSDFYDFQDVKKVEITETLNDTDDGNNKIDRSVFDKEKDIVWHQTAPVNVYQVLPKNKEIKHKPISERGIMKVLSMLTKTFKKIMKQHNEIKNIHKRLESLNDEVEKKIDHFNKKFVGIDSKYDEILKVNLELIKLEEKLQSKEQYFNDRDRGFSKKLLDFENQQRKFLAQQKQFYGVQKTMLEENEKINLKQNMITKTQSEISQRQNNFWRLLKKMQISNANIKSHGMLNIGITKPLFKEQNKTSIVTTTQNAVGTESVKINLLSIPEKTPLQNHDKLILDDKDKQNIDDLIYKYYFNNTFIDDVMKNKILASFAAEKRAIKKKNKRNNIIDKKTTILLPVDSISSRDLINKHAQRDKRWIRYLKGNKGRKNILSSTTKAPIQTTISSDLKDSKLNKFNPFIIMATSFCNEIGQNGSTQILSWCIEKALRRLQVMNLKFEEQLNLAPQTNKGVTEVDNAHVFTTPKEQFTPSITAAPVEETTQHTQSSLATKSSIVMYFPDNEELESNLKQYELVQDNEGTVYFDGSLHSSDIARISHPDDMDSEGFSDIMPGLDSNSKVEVDPRALDLQALRRANVRRINERIINMKMV is encoded by the exons ATGTTTAAAATATCGatattgattaatataatCGGCGTTATATCGGGTTCTTATTTAGAGGCTGAATCGAACTATAGAAAACCAAAGTTAGAAAGAAATAACATTGTGAATAAAGGTCTTTGGGTAAGAAATGCAGAGAAAAGGCCCACAGGCGGGACGTTTATATTTAGGGCGAATTCTCTTGATGCTGACACCTTGCTGCAAGGCAACAATGACGTGTTCAGCGAAAATAGCCCGTTTATATCAAGTTATGTTGAAAGGAACAAGAGGTCGGCGTATc gtaaACAGAGCCAACCTTTTAgagaaaatatgaaaaaatgttCGGGTGAAACGGAATGCACAACAGACGATGTTTTAATCCAATCgaatttgattaataaattaaaaccagatttatttaactattttccCTATGAATTTGCTATTGTAATAAGCGATGTTCCGGCAAATTCGGATGTAAACAATGTATCAAAACGAAAAACAGAAGAACAAGCTCCAGTTAATAATCAATCGGATACAATTACGGTAGAGAATAAGACAATCAACCAGAAAAGAAGTATGTCTGATTTCTATGACTTTCAAGATGTTAAGAAAGTTGAAATAACTGAAACCTTAAATGATACTGACGAcggcaataataaaatagatcgCAGTGTGTTTGATAAAGAAAAAGATATTGTTTGGCATCAAACAGCTCCTGTAAATGTGTATCAAGttttaccaaaaaataaagaaataaaacacaagCCTATATCGGAACGAGGCATAATGAAAGTGCTATCAATGTTAACGAAAACGTTTAAAAAGATTATGAAACaacataatgaaattaaaaatatacataagcGTTTGGAGAGCTTAAATGATGAAGTtgagaaaaaaattgatcattttaacaaaaaattcgTAGGGATTGACAGCAAGTACGATGagatattaaaagttaatttagaaCTAATAAAATTGGAAGAAAAGCTTCAATCTAAAGAACAATACTTCAACGACAGAGATAGAggattttctaaaaaattattagattttgaaaatcaacaaagaaaatttttgGCTCaacaaaaacagttttatgGTGTACAAAAGACGATGTTAGAGGAAAATGAGAAAATTAATCTAAAGCAAAATATGATTACTAAAACCCAAAGTGAGATTTCGCAgagacaaaacaatttttggcGTTTACTAAAGAAAATGCAAATATCCAATGCAAATATTAAGTCACACGGTATGTTAAATATAGGAATTACTAAACCTTTGTTtaaagaacaaaataaaacttctatCGTTACCACAACGCAAAATGCAGTTGGTACAGaatctgttaaaataaatctactcTCCATACCAGAAAAAACACCATTACAAAACCATGATAAACTTATACTTGACGAcaaagataaacaaaatatagatgacttaatttacaaatactatttcaataatacatTCATAGATGACGTGatgaaaaataagattttagcTAGTTTTGCTGCCGAGAAAAGagctattaaaaagaaaaataaaagaaataatataattgataagaAAACTACGATTCTTTTACCAGTAGATAGCATTTCAAGTAGggatttgataaataaacacGCTCAGAGAGATAAACGATGGATTAGGTATTTAAAAGGTAATAAAGGGCGAAAAAATATACTGAGTTCCACCACGAAGGCTCCAATACAAACTACTATCTCTAGCGATTTAAAAGactctaaactgaataaatttaatccttTTATCATCATGGCTACTAGTTTCTGCAATGAAATCGGCCAAAATGGAAGCACGCAAATTTTAAGTTGGTGTATAGAAAAGGCTTTAAGGCGACTCCAAGTCATGA ATTTGAAATTTGAGGAGCAGTTGAATCTAGCTCCACAGACGAACAAAGGGGTGACAGAAGTAGACAACGCTCACGTTTTCACGACACCAAAGGAAC aattcaCCCCGTCCATAACTGCAGCGCCAGTAGAAGAAACTACTCAGCACACACAAAGTTCACTTGCAACGAAATCATCCATAGTCATGTACTTTCCTG ataacgAAGAGCTGGAGTCTAATCTGAAACAATATG AGCTCGTACAGGACAATGAGGGAACGGTTTACTTCGACGGAAGCCTGCACTCTAGTGACATCGCACGAATTAGCCATCCTG ACGACATGGATAGCGAGGGTTTCTCAGATATAATGCCAGGCTTGGACAGCAACTCAAAAGTAGAAGTGGACCCGCGTGCCTTGGACCTGCAAGCCCTAAGGCGGGCTAACGTTAGGCG gatTAACGAGAGAATCATTAACATGAAAATGGTTTAA